A single genomic interval of Agelaius phoeniceus isolate bAgePho1 chromosome 31, bAgePho1.hap1, whole genome shotgun sequence harbors:
- the CHTOP gene encoding chromatin target of PRMT1 protein isoform X1, with product MAAQSAPKVVLKSTTKMSLNERFTNMLKNKQPMPVNIRATMQQQQLASARNRRLAQQMENRPSVQAALKLKQKSLKQRLGKSNIQARLGRPAGTLARGALGQRGLALGQRGLPRGALRGRGARAIIRGGVALRGQGLLRGGRGIAPRMGLRRGGIRGRGGPGRGGLGRGAMGRGGIGGRGRGMAGRGRGGFGGRGRGRGRGRGSARPALTKEQLDNQLDAYMSKTKGHLDAELDAYMAQTDPEAAD from the exons ATGGCTGCACAGTCAGCACCGAAGGTCGTGCTAAAGAGCACCACCAAGATGTCTCTGAACGAGCG CTTCACTAACATGCTGAAGAACAAACAGCCGATGCCGGTGAATATCCGGGCCaccatgcagcagcagcagctggccaGCGCTCGAAACAGACGGCTGGCCCAGCAGATGGAGAACAGACCGTCTGTGCAGGCTGCTCTGAAGCTCAAACAG AAGAGCTTGAAGCAGCGCCTCGGCAAGAGCAACATCCAGGCGCGGCTGGGCCGGCCGGCGGGGACGCTGGCCCGAGGAGCCCTGGGCCAACgggggctggccctgggccagcgggggctgccccgggggGCCCTGCGGGGCCGCGGTGCCCGCGCCATCATCCGAGGAGGGGTGGCACTCCGAG GTCAAGGCCTGCTGCGTGGCGGGAGAGGGATTGCCCCCAGGATGGGCCTGCGCAGAGGCGGCATCAGGGGCCGCGGGGGCCCGGGCAGAGGCGGCCTGGGCCGGGGCGCCATGGGCCGGGGAGGCATCGGCGGCAGAG GGCGCGGCATGGCCGGGCGCGGCCGGGGCGGCTTCGGCGGGCGCGGCAGAGGCCGGGGCCGCGGCAGAGGCTCGGCACGGCCCGCGCTCACCAAGGAGCAGCTGGACAACCAGCTGGACGCCTACATGTCCAAGACCAAGGGACACCTGGACGCCGAGCTGGACGCGTACATGGCACAGACGGATCCCGAGGCCGCCGACTGA
- the CHTOP gene encoding chromatin target of PRMT1 protein isoform X2, with protein MAAQSAPKVVLKSTTKMSLNERFTNMLKNKQPMPVNIRATMQQQQLASARNRRLAQQMENRPSVQAALKLKQSLKQRLGKSNIQARLGRPAGTLARGALGQRGLALGQRGLPRGALRGRGARAIIRGGVALRGQGLLRGGRGIAPRMGLRRGGIRGRGGPGRGGLGRGAMGRGGIGGRGRGMAGRGRGGFGGRGRGRGRGRGSARPALTKEQLDNQLDAYMSKTKGHLDAELDAYMAQTDPEAAD; from the exons ATGGCTGCACAGTCAGCACCGAAGGTCGTGCTAAAGAGCACCACCAAGATGTCTCTGAACGAGCG CTTCACTAACATGCTGAAGAACAAACAGCCGATGCCGGTGAATATCCGGGCCaccatgcagcagcagcagctggccaGCGCTCGAAACAGACGGCTGGCCCAGCAGATGGAGAACAGACCGTCTGTGCAGGCTGCTCTGAAGCTCAAACAG AGCTTGAAGCAGCGCCTCGGCAAGAGCAACATCCAGGCGCGGCTGGGCCGGCCGGCGGGGACGCTGGCCCGAGGAGCCCTGGGCCAACgggggctggccctgggccagcgggggctgccccgggggGCCCTGCGGGGCCGCGGTGCCCGCGCCATCATCCGAGGAGGGGTGGCACTCCGAG GTCAAGGCCTGCTGCGTGGCGGGAGAGGGATTGCCCCCAGGATGGGCCTGCGCAGAGGCGGCATCAGGGGCCGCGGGGGCCCGGGCAGAGGCGGCCTGGGCCGGGGCGCCATGGGCCGGGGAGGCATCGGCGGCAGAG GGCGCGGCATGGCCGGGCGCGGCCGGGGCGGCTTCGGCGGGCGCGGCAGAGGCCGGGGCCGCGGCAGAGGCTCGGCACGGCCCGCGCTCACCAAGGAGCAGCTGGACAACCAGCTGGACGCCTACATGTCCAAGACCAAGGGACACCTGGACGCCGAGCTGGACGCGTACATGGCACAGACGGATCCCGAGGCCGCCGACTGA
- the CHTOP gene encoding chromatin target of PRMT1 protein isoform X3: MAAQSAPKVVLKSTTKMSLNERFTNMLKNKQPMPVNIRATMQQQQLASARNRRLAQQMENRPSVQAALKLKQTKGSSRPPGAASPSQSQGSNIP; encoded by the exons ATGGCTGCACAGTCAGCACCGAAGGTCGTGCTAAAGAGCACCACCAAGATGTCTCTGAACGAGCG CTTCACTAACATGCTGAAGAACAAACAGCCGATGCCGGTGAATATCCGGGCCaccatgcagcagcagcagctggccaGCGCTCGAAACAGACGGCTGGCCCAGCAGATGGAGAACAGACCGTCTGTGCAGGCTGCTCTGAAGCTCAAACAG ACCAAAGGCTCATCCCGGCCTCCGGGAGCTGCTTCACCTTCACAGTCCCAGGGCAGCAACATCCCCTAA